A segment of the Rhizoctonia solani chromosome 12, complete sequence genome:
ggcctctgagggccgcgttgttccagtccagttccatggctaaggttctgaactttgtaatgtagTCTGCGCATGTGCTGGACTGGGTTAGGGTGGTTATCTTCCATTTGgcagcccttgtggcatcagggttgcTGAAGGCTGCCAAGAACTCCAGTTTGAAACCTTCAActgtttggatgatggcttggtgtgacccaagctggtcaaggtgaggatgggcccaggccccggcagagtccttcatgttcatcaggaggaaggatagtacctcctgattggtggggaacatccACAAGTTAAGGCtggtccaggccagcatcctGGTTAGCCACTGTTTGGccttgctccctattttgcctgtgtaggcgtcagggtggtcaaccttgaccagaGCGGGGTAGGCGGTGactggagctggagggaGAGGGGCAGGGGCTCTGATTGGGGATCAGAGatgcggagatggagggggagatgggacttgcgggggagcagctcttcttggggttggctgGGCAAGGCCAGGAGGAGCCCTGGATGGTTCTGACCAGAAGGGGTCCCCACtaaccaatccaataggcttggcttttggtagggggtgtggcgtttcttccacagCCTTGGGTTGGGGCCCTTCAGGTGTACGGGGTCCATGGAGTTGAAGGGActtaagcccatccttgatgacatcaacGGTTTGGGAGATGTTTTCAACATTTGTCCAGGTTTCaatccctgcttccttgatctcaGTGATTTCCTGCTTGAGttgtttgacttggccaaggaggccaaggaggccaaggaggagttgTGTGACTTGTTCAAGGGATACCTTGCCATATTCAACAGAGGTGGTTGGTGGAGGTGTGGGTTCCATGTATCCCTGATTGAACAGGGATTGGGCTTGAGAGGCTGTCCTGGAGCGGGtagccatggttggttgtgggtaggagcggccagcgtgtgAAGAGGCCTGCAAAGAAGAGCGCGTGGGGGTATGCaaggtaatgatgggcaatTGGGAGTGATGGGGGCtatgtagccaagggtgcctatgtcaggacttatggggcgctttattgttctggcgctaagagtctgcatcaaccgcctagcgttggacagtccctacaACTAATCAACAGCCGTGAgcaggcgtgatgtagagcgggctttctgcaagcgggtggatctgctgattgaCTCTGCTGACAAATGGTGCAATGACCGGTGGTACACGGGCGATAGGGAtagcctgccttatagcaatttgctactacgtgggaccaacagctctttgattattccagctgaaaagggagtccaatcacgtgtttttgcttgtgctagtacaggtatccttcttgggggttGAGGCTTAGTAGTGGTGGGTGCAGAacagtttgcaaccaacgtaaggttgattacctagtgtcccagacgtctgtaaggacgccaaggaggagggcgcttgcggctggatgtatctaagtaataACCgcataaggcggtggcaagctatcctacaacaacaaccagctatactacaacaaccaaggccgtaagggcaatggtgaactatgtaagtacaacaaagaggccgcttaaggcggtgtggactaagtaactaagtaaggttgctgggctgtaaggcccttgtacaattgtgggatgcaacaagaggtaattgacctgggtgttaccatggttggttggcctccttatatattctacagatgaactaattacaaatacattatatgcaatacccaatccaataagaaccccaatctgcagtcagccttactcatgcatacgtgtcactgacgtgtcatgatgatgtcataggtggaggtggctatgtatgctgatttaagcgtggatggggacgtggcttggcgcttagcgtgtgatataagcaccaaggtcacatgatcaaaaatgtagtccgttttcctttgtttaaaatcgagaaaatgggaataaattccctggtattgagtgtgtctacaacagattCCATCAGGACATAATTTATTGCAGAAGTTAATTTGTATAAACATACCTTTTGGATGGGCTCTGGTGACTGAGAACTGGACGCAAGGGTGTTGCTTGACAAGGGATAACTTATCTCAAGTCTAGCTAAGACCATATTGCAAATAGCCTCAACCAAATCCAAAGAATAGTGCTGGTAAAACCAGCTCAGTTTGACATCTGGGCACATCACTAGATTAAAAATATTAATTTACAATTGGCCCCACTATATAGTTCATGTACATACCCAATGAGATAAAGTATACTTTGCATATACTCATGTTTTCCATGTATTTATTATAAACATTGAGTGCTGCTTGACCCCCAACACAAGTAGCAGCATGAATGTCATTGCTACTACACATACTGGCAAGTGCATCTCTGAGCATTACAAGTGCAGGAAGGACTTGGTGAACATGAGGGACACTCCCCATTGAGAAATGCTGGGTGGGGAGCTCAAATACCTGAAAAGGCAAATACTATCAGGAATCCATTGCTCAGAGTGAGAAATTGAAGCTTACCTCAAGGGCTTTGTTTAATTCCAGAGCCAATTCACGCTGTGTGGTGTCAAGTGCAAGGTGGTGCAAGTTCAACCCTGGGTTGTTGGTAAGCTTCTTAACTGGATGCCAAAGGTAGAGGTAATTGTCCAACGCCTTGCAATTAGAGCTCCAACAAGTAGCCATGCGGCAGGCCAGGGAGCACCATGTTGACTCCTTCAGCTCAGGATAACAGAGCAGGTACTCTTGAAACTTGGTCTTTAGCATTGGAGACTCATCAACTCTGCAAGCCAAATTGGCAACCTACAATACAGTAAGAAACAGCTATAATGGAGGTAAATATAGTTGCACTTACAGTTGTCATAATTGCCTGTGCGTCACAAAGGTCTTGTGCTGTGAGTATCAAGGAGTGCATTGACAAAAGCTGTTCAAGCGCCTGATATACTACAGCTTGGACCACCAAGGTGTTGTGCTCAAACTTAGCCTTGTCAATGTCTGCTGCCTCAGAGTTGTCAAGCTCCCCATTATCTCCAGTATTGGAAGCTTGCTGTGCTTGTAAAAAAACCATGCATTGCATGCTTTGCTGCTGAAGAGGTGGGCCAAGGAGCTTGCTCTAAAACCTTCCATGCTCTTTGGCTAGGGCAATTAAAGGGTGACATAAAATCCTGTCATGAATCTGTAAGTATCAACAAGTGTCTATTGAGATGTTGAGCATACCTTTGCCATAAGGTTGATCACATGTGCTAGACATTGGACATAAGACTGCTCCCCATGAAAATGGGGTActtgtcacaactaagcttggacctatgatacaagtgggcttaaagtccatggccctatcaccaatggactatgaaacagagaggggcaacaaaggcccaaggggtatggtttaagggtagagggcaacaaggcctgggttatggtTTTGTAGTCAagtgcacttatggccaactaggggcctgggcaaagggtaaGAAtgagcttaggatgaattgacaaagaggtcaagtcttgctgtccTAGCAACAAcctgacctggtttatatacaggagaaaagccacatcaaaaacaacagtactagatagtgagtcatttacaatttcacatcatatatcaaatatgtcacgtgatcttgaagagtcataaatatataccaaaaaaggaaagtgtcttggaaaaaagaTGAAAAATAGTgaaaaattatgtcatgccaatgaaggtcatgacagtacTAATTGCTCAAGGTTCTGGACCAATCTGAGATTATTGCTGGCATTGTCAAGACATGCCACAAGAATCTGTAAATGGGAATATTAGTTTAGTTAGCTAGAGGTTTCCTGCTTATTCACTTACCCAATTTTCAAGTCCATATTGTTACAAACAGGATGCAATCTTcccagcaagataagcaccTGTGTGGGCAGACGTCAGGCTAGACAATTGATATTGTGATAAATATTTGAATATATATCAACTAAAGATAGCTTATACTTACCAAATAAACTCTAAGACGCAACAATAAATTTGGGGTTTGTTGTACCAGATGACTACAACACCAAGATAGGACTCAGAAGTTGGACTAGTCCACCCATTGACAGCAACATGAACTGCGCTGGAGATTGACTATGCCAGAATTTTGTCAATAAATGTAGGAATATATTGCGCATGTAGTCAATGACTTACTGCAAAGTACTCCTTGATCTTGGGCACAAATTGCGTGTGGATTAGTTTGATATCATGCAACAGTGTCTTAGACAACAGAAGTTTTGTACCAGGacagaggtaatcaacctccTGTTGATGAAACTTGTTGGTCAGTGAATCAAATGAACGGTGGGAGCAAGCACCCCAAAGTGCTAACAATGCGCAATGAAATTCTGGCAAATACGGCTCAGGTTTGTTCCAGTTTGGTGTTGTCAAAACCTCCCACTCCCAATCACAGTCCTCTGCTGAGTGTAGCATTGCTGTTGTGCCAGCAGATGTATTCAGACATGCATGCTTGAAGGCTTTGTGGGTCTTTGAGCCATACTTACATTTGAAGTGAAATAGAATGTGAGACCAAGTGGGTTTCCCTGAAACAGCTCCCATCACCTTTTCCACTTGAATGTTGTAGTGAGGATATGCTGGTGACCTCATGTTTGGCTTTGCAGCATCTGTAGGTAAGTTATAGGGTTAGGTTGCTCCCTGTATGCGTAAATATTGACCTACCAATCAGCTCTTCTGGTTTGTAATCCCAAGCGTATTTGTCAACTAACGTTGCAAGCGTCTTCTGACGTTTTCCAACAAAGCAGTCATTGGAGTAGCTGGATAAGGGCTGTTTGCCAAGGATGCTGGACATTGGAAGGGAGGTTAATGAGTGGTATTCTACTTGGTGTGTCTATCTACATGGTTTATATATGCTAATACAACttgtgcaacaatactggaAGACTGTAGAAGCCATGATTTGGGCTGACTGTGCAGGATTCAACCGCGTTTGGGCTTTGGGCGTGCAATGGCACAAACAACTTGCACCAGCGCTTGTAAGGTCCTGGTGGTTGATCATATATTTACTGTGGTAGAATTTCCAATCAACTTGGTTGGTTTTCCAGATCACACCAGACTCCGCTGTGGCACTGCGTGGAGATGCAGATTTTGATGGTGTGGAAACAATGGCAAAACAAtctgtgtcctagacgtccgttagggcgtcaagggggatggcgcttgtggccgcggtgTACAAATGAGAAAGTCGCTGTAAGGCAACGACAAACCTATCTACGGCAAcgagcagctatcctacaacaacaagtccgcttaaggcggtgacaagctatctaagtatcaacgacaaagccgcttaaggcggtgtagactatctaagtggctaactaagtaattgctgggcagtaaggcccttgtacactaagtggatgcaacaagaggtaatcgacctgggtgttaccatggttggttggcctccttatatattctacagaatgactaattacaaatacactatatccaatatgtaatccaataagaaccccgctccgcagttggccttactcatgcatacgtgtcatgatgatgtcattaggtggaggtggctacatatgctgaggtaagcgcggatggggacgtggctcggcgcttagcgtatgatataagcgccgaagtcacgtgatcgaaaatgttgtctgtttgccttcgtttaaatccgagaaaatgggaataaattccctggtatcgattgtgtctacgacactgccccccctctaagggccttggcagcgccaagggccttctttttcatctccTTTTCAAattttttcaggattttttcggcgttcttgaggttttcccttggttcccaggtgttctcctctgatccatagcctttccattttaccctgaagaaccattccccgtccctttcttccatgtccgtgatTCCCTtgacctcgtattcttcctctccatccaCAGTGACCGGTGGAGGGCGATTCTTGAAGGTGCGTTTGTCATctcttttgacttttgacagaagtcctacgtagaatacgttgtggatgCGCATGGTTGGAGGTAGTTCAAGCCGGTAagcgcggtcggagattttttcagtaaccttgaatggccccaagcgttgttccgttaacTTTGGGCTCAGGGTCTTGAGGTTTATGTTTTTGGCATCAAGCCATGCTTC
Coding sequences within it:
- a CDS encoding hAT family dimerization protein, whose translation is MSSILGKQPLSSYSNDCFVGKRQKTLATLVDKYAWDYKPEELIDAAKPNMRSPAYPHYNIQVEKTHKAFKHACLNTSAGTTAMLHSAEDCDWEWEVLTTPNWNKPEPYLPEFHCALLALWGACSHRSFDSLTNKFHQQEVDYLCPGTKLLLSKTLLHDIKLIHTQFVPKIKEYFASISSAVHVAVNGWTSPTSESYLGVVVIWYNKPQIYCCVLEFICLTSAHTGAYLAGKIASSQQASNTGDNGELDNSEAADIDKAKFEHNTLVVQAVVYQALEQLLSMHSLILTAQDLCDAQAIMTTVANLACRVDESPMLKTKFQEYLLCYPELKESTWCSLACRMATCWSSNCKALDNYLYLWHPVKKLTNNPGLNLHHLALDTTQRELALELNKALEVFELPTQHFSMGSVPHVHQVLPALVMLRDALATLNVYNKYMENMSICKVYFISLVMCPDVKLSWFYQHYSLDLVEAICNMVLARLEISYPLSSNTLASSSQSPEPIQKASSHAGRSYPQPTMATRSRTASQAQSLFNQGYMEPTPPPTTSVEYGKVSLEQVTQLLLGLLGLLGQVKQLKQEITEIKEAGIETWTNVENISQTVDVIKDGLKSLQLHGPRTPEGPQPKAVEETPHPLPKAKPIGLVSGDPFWSEPSRAPPGLAQPTPRRAAPPQVPSPPPSPHL